In a single window of the Nakaseomyces glabratus chromosome B, complete sequence genome:
- the NAB6 gene encoding Nab6p (CAGL0B02365g~Ortholog(s) have mRNA binding activity and cytoplasmic stress granule localization), translating to MTEKVKKHGRHYVPQTYYSVPDLYFPMAHAHAHAHPQPPQLMNSPYQNVPPTPFDTAYGASLLPSHLLMGSPMISTTNLPRDNNADLLAGGYNRNNRSFQFRRNSGFVLQSNGNTPYMSSKRSSLSQAPMSQKRAEKNSTDSSVGSHGKKKLQHKKRTPIDVTKKLISPISINYRVLPSGDDTYKTRSLLFENVQKNDEMLSVFMRLIINYSQVESVYVFQQTDTPSKDKESDKDTCCLQLSFLSRQAALDFYNNFLQRLPDFKKKLSSPKLSVSFVSFSYVTDEDKDKDKDKDKDINTEKRNIKRSQELLKEPALGEEIFSHDATRSIAIEFYSQVEQDALFEKLPFLDDKDNKRYILEAVDIISAEDAADDFPANYVILTFINIKMAIEVLDYLKANLMTYSVNECFFVSLPGCKSQRESSTTPVLGHISTEGSKSVSEVNLANGGNTVMIDRELESLSDELASLKLEEKCLKIIRSDYPKPEIRSHDDHIPGSTNFSMYIFDDGMNPEGNSGMYLHDNLTDHSSIIGSPFSNYIDPSISHVMLPNNGLPVGGFDAPGKFPIEPISGPPFNHTNKVITQSIEDRLNTSARIAAAMGGDADNRTVYIGNINPRSKVEDICNVVRGGILQNVKFIEDKRICFVTFIEASAAAQFCANSFIDPIVLHGNTLRVGWGNQSGPLPKSIALAVTVGANRNVYVSLPEYAFKDKFINDPKYKEYHERYKLPSQEQLRKDFTTYGEIEQINYLKDSHCCWVNFINIASAIRLVEDINHNNGEEFHKKFNNRYEGLIINYGKDRCGNINKNLIAGKGSKFYKKVKKPSYDIRIKKMEEKRKMQEDNLLSQKKNSIQLDSLGISVDRTFSNESKLSGGHTTTEENGGVKQDLESNDYKSDHPQISSNGPIGIGLSSKKSPIFDDISGSDESVISDFENSASKETSSSDRKYQTTNSRGDTFVPKTNLSHAPPRAPSTINMTYKKISYVPPLNGQAPKMDYPKKYKRTHNNFPNQQPTRPIPGSDVMAQYLAQLQHSTFMYAANILGASVETEEDPSAP from the coding sequence ATGACTGAAAAGGTGAAGAAGCACGGCAGGCACTATGTGCCCCAGACCTACTATTCCGTGCCTGATCTGTACTTCCCAATGGCGCATGCGCATGCGCATGCGCACCCGCAGCCGCCGCAACTCATGAACTCTCCATACCAGAATGTGCCACCGACTCCGTTTGACACGGCGTATGGTGCCAGTCTGCTGCCCTCGCACTTGCTGATGGGCTCTCCGATGATCTCCACCACTAACCTCCCTAGGGACAACAACGCTGATCTGCTCGCGGGTGGGTACAACCGGAACAACAGATCCTTTCAGTTCAGGAGGAACAGCGGGTTTGTGCTGCAGTCTAACGGCAACACACCTTACATGAGCAGCAAGCGGAGCTCGCTGTCGCAGGCGCCCATGTCGCAGAAGAGGGCCGAGAAGAACAGTACGGACTCCTCGGTGGGCTCTCACggcaagaagaagttgcAGCACAAGAAGAGGACGCCAATTGACGTCACGAAGAAACTTATATCCCCGATCTCCATTAACTACAGGGTGCTGCCCTCCGGCGATGACACTTACAAGACCAGATCGTTGCTGTTTGAGAATGTGCAAAAGAATGATGAAATGCTTTCCGTGTTCATGAGATTAATCATTAACTACTCCCAGGTGGAGAGTGTCTACGTTTTTCAACAGACTGATACACCGTCCAAGGACAAAGAATCGGATAAAGATACTTGCTGCTTGCAACTGAGTTTCCTGTCGCGTCAAGCAGCGCTAGATTTCTACAACAATTTCTTACAAAGATTAccagatttcaaaaagaaactttcGTCACCAAAACTGTCAGTGAGTTTTGTATCTTTCAGCTATGTTACAGACGAAGATAAAGATAAAGACAAAGATAAAGACAAGGATATCAATACCGAGAAGCGCAACATTAAGAGGTCACAGGAATTATTAAAGGAGCCTGCCCTCGGAGAAGAAATATTCAGCCACGATGCTACACGTTCAATTGCTATAGAGTTTTATTCACAGGTTGAACAAGATGCTCTATTTGAGAAGCTACCATTTCTAGATGACAAAGATAACAAGAGGTATATATTGGAAGCCGTAGATATCATAAGTGCAGAGGACGCAGCGGATGACTTTCCTGCAAACTATGTTATCTTAACATTCATCAACATAAAAATGGCTATAGAAGTGCTAGATTACTTAAAGGCAAATTTAATGACTTATAGCGTCAATGAATGCTTTTTCGTTTCTCTACCTGGTTGTAAATCGCAGAGAGAATCTTCTACTACTCCAGTTTTAGGACATATCTCAACTGAAGGCTCAAAGAGTGTCAGCGAAGTCAATCTTGCCAACGGAGGTAACACAGTTATGATTGACAGAGAACTCGAATCATTATCTGACGAGTTAGCATCGTTGAAACTGGAAGAGAAATGCTTAAAGATTATTAGAAGCGATTACCCCAAACCAGAGATTAGATCACATGATGATCATATACCAGGATCAACTAACTTCAGCATGTATATATTCGATGATGGGATGAACCCTGAAGGTAACTCAGGAATGTACCTTCACGACAATCTTACAGACCATAGCTCAATAATAGGATCtccattttcaaattacATCGATCCGTCCATTTCACATGTAATGCTTCCGAATAATGGTCTCCCTGTGGGTGGCTTTGATGCGCCAGGCAAGTTTCCCATTGAACCAATTTCTGGCCCACCTTTCAATCATACTAATAAAGTTATTACCCAAAGCATTGAGGACAGACTCAATACATCTGCCAGAATAGCTGCTGCCATGGGAGGTGATGCTGATAACCGGACAGTGTATATTGGGAACATTAACCCGAGATCAAAGGTGGAAGATATCTGCAATGTAGTTAGAGGTGGTATATTACAAAATGTCAAATTCATAGAAGATAAGAGAATTTGCTTTGTGACTTTTATCGAAGCTTCTGCTGCTGCGCAGTTCTGTGCTAACTCATTTATAGACCCAATAGTGTTACATGGTAACACGCTAAGAGTTGGCTGGGGTAATCAATCTGGTCCTCTTCCCAAATCAATTGCTttagccgtcaccgtcgGGGCGAACAGAAATGTATACGTTAGTTTACCAGAGTATGCGTTCAAGGACAAGTTTATAAATGATCCAAAGTACAAAGAGTACCACGAAAGATACAAACTTCCTAGTCAGGAGCAATTACGTAAGGATTTTACCACCTATGGTGAAATCGAACAGATAAACTATTTGAAAGATAGTCATTGCTGCTGGGtgaattttattaatattgCATCCGCAATAAGACTAGTAGAAGATATAAATCACAACAATGGTGAAGAATTCCACAAGAAGTTTAACAACCGTTATGAAGGTCTCATAATCAATTATGGTAAAGACCGTTGTGGcaatatcaacaaaaatTTGATCGCTGGCAAGGGATCCAAATTCTATAAGAAGGTCAAGAAGCCAAGTTATGATATTAGAATCAAGAAGATGGAAGAGAAGCGGAAAATGCAAGAGGACAATTTACTCtctcaaaagaagaacagtATTCAATTGGATTCGCTTGGAATTAGCGTAGATCGCACTTTCAGCAATGAATCTAAACTCAGTGGTGGCCATACAACTACAGAGGAGAACGGTGGTGTCAAACAGGATCTTGAGTCGAATGACTATAAATCTGACCACCCACAAATATCCAGTAATGGTCCTATCGGCATAGGTTTATCGTCGAAAAAATCTCCAATATTCGATGATATCTCGGGTTCTGATGAATCTGTGATATCAGATTTTGAAAACAGTGCCTCAAAGGAAACATCTTCCAGTGATCGTAAGTACCAAACAACCAATTCAAGAGGAGATACCTTTGTACCTAAGACAAACCTGTCTCACGCACCTCCCAGAGCCCCTTCTACCATTAACATGACTTATAAGAAAATCAGCTATGTGCCTCCACTAAACGGCCAAGCACCAAAAATGGATTACCCGAAGAAGTATAAACGTACGCACAATAATTTCCCAAATCAACAGCCTACGAGACCAATACCAGGTTCAGACGTCATGGCTCAGTACTTAGCTCAGCTACAACACTCTACGTTCATGTACGCTGCAAATATTCTCGGTGCGTCAGtagaaacagaagaagatccTTCAGCCCCTTAG
- the NGL3 gene encoding 3'-5' poly(A) RNA exonuclease (CAGL0B02387g~Ortholog(s) have poly(A)-specific ribonuclease activity and role in polyadenylation-dependent RNA catabolic process), protein MIERNGNTHNDMGYDKASGKYATPAEIEAKREARRLKKQKLREELLSRGLDPDFPAECQFIERPILLVPHGDNYERGLPLSIMTYNCLAQTLIRREMFPESGPALKWFVRSKVLLHEIKHYNADICCLQEIDDVQYDLFWSEELPKFGYKTIYFHQDSKSHGVMIAWKEELFQLESHMNIEFDKEAPAGIQPRTRTNNVGLLVALAFTDAFRARNNRIRTSRSGVIIGTFHLFWHPFGTYDRTRQCLVIKKKILEFAGTVKGDYCKMFTGDFNSQPNSVPYLVLTQPRAQLNTQQRTSIEASTAYRYSERRNLGKEYSMEEEEEEEEEEEKREYEYDQGTDPWNTPRPDEFDSTEEQRQLVNNLIDRCNDVPLCATSLYSIGYHTVDPTHIADHHEPELSSWSTKWAGLLDYIFYVNQRPSTPATFETANNIAIAGYLQMPTHAQMHNHSQPYTGEYPSDHISMMCALEIY, encoded by the coding sequence ATGATAGAACGCAACGGTAATACACATAATGACATGGGCTATGACAAAGCCAGTGGAAAGTATGCCACGCCGGCAGAGATAGAGGCCAAGCGGGAGGCCAGGCGGCTGAAGAAGCAGAAACTGCGAGAAGAACTACTCTCAAGGGGACTGGACCCTGACTTCCCTGCAGAGTGCCAGTTTATTGAGAGACCCATATTGCTGGTTCCCCATGGTGACAACTACGAGCGTGGCTTACCTCTGAGCATTATGACTTATAACTGCCTAGCACAAACCCTGATCAGAAGGGAGATGTTTCCTGAAAGCGGTCCTGCATTGAAATGGTTTGTGAGGTCAAAAGTTCTGCTACATGAGATCAAGCATTATAATGCCGATATCTGCTGTCTGCAAGAGATAGACGATGTCCAATATGACTTATTTTGGTCTGAAGAACTGCCAAAATTTGGATACAAGACAATATACTTCCACCAGGATAGCAAGAGTCATGGAGTTATGATTGCGTGGAAGGAGGAGTTGTTTCAACTTGAGAGTCACATGAACATAGAATTTGACAAAGAGGCACCGGCTGGTATACAGCCCAGGACAAGGACAAACAATGTGGGCCTGCTTGTTGCATTGGCTTTCACTGATGCATTCCGGGCACGAAACAATAGGATAAGAACCAGCAGATCAGGGGTCATCATTGGCACATTCCACTTGTTCTGGCATCCATTTGGTACCTATGATAGAACAAGACAATGTTTGGtcataaagaagaagatactAGAGTTTGCAGGCACGGTGAAAGGCGACTACTGTAAGATGTTCACCGGAGACTTCAACTCTCAACCCAACTCTGTCCCGTACTTGGTACTTACACAGCCACGCGCCCAACTAAATACTCAGCAACGCACCTCCATAGAGGCCAGCACCGCGTACCGCTACTCAGAGCGGCGTAACCTCGGCAAAGAGTACAGTatggaagaagaggaagaggaagaggaagaggaagagaagAGAGAGTACGAGTACGACCAAGGCACTGATCCGTGGAATACTCCGAGACCCGATGAGTTCGACTCTACCGAGGAACAACGCCAGCTGGTGAACAACCTGATTGATCGATGCAACGACGTGCCCTTGTGCGCCACGTCGCTGTACTCGATCGGCTACCACACGGTAGACCCCACCCACATCGCAGACCACCACGAACCCGAGCTCTCGAGCTGGTCCACCAAATGGGCTGGCCTGCTGGACTACATATTCTACGTGAACCAGAGACCAAGCACACCCGCAACATTCGAGACCGCAAACAACATTGCCATCGCGGGCTACTTGCAAATGCCTACACATGCACAGATGCACAACCACTCCCAGCCGTACACAGGAGAGTACCCATCAGACCACATATCCATGATGTGCGCCTTAGAAATATACTAG
- a CDS encoding uncharacterized protein (CAGL0B02409g~Ortholog(s) have cytoplasm localization), which translates to MSTWQKGDIMYSPTKRTLNNKTSGSKIASGSNGNGNGSGNGSGSAYHDPGSSYSSLQKSNKMVFQEQPMLVRNMYDQNYYYYDGQGYGSPPMSNRNAMANPVSPFLYSPVMLPNHVHASPTTGRKKKVSLNRNPRNSNLVMPSSPIKNNNIDTGSKTANLSGPGKKYKELRDIDDLPRSPCNYETPNLKNRYFGPVQKVEDNTDRKANVNISYKNSKSKQKKPPVVYKLATPLASKDVNALDNSFLLQPDTPRYYKIQPIKFLHSEPIENFAGLQDISTHLLDNNTPKKKSHISRVQPPPAATNDSFDLSFDGKALDRSDIFRMVDSFSIAFSDDEDNEESSFISRRNNNDILPADMTNNR; encoded by the coding sequence ATGAGTACGTGGCAGAAAGGGGATATTATGTATTCCCCGACCAAGAGGACGTTGAACAACAAGACAAGCGGGTCTAAGATTGCGTCTGGCAGCAATGGCAATGGCAATGGCAGCGGCAATGGCAGCGGCTCTGCATATCATGATCCCGGCTCCAGTTACAGCAGTCTGCAGAAGAGCAACAAGATGGTGTTTCAGGAGCAGCCGATGCTGGTAAGGAACATGTATGATCAGAACTATTACTACTACGATGGACAAGGATACGGCTCTCCTCCGATGAGTAACAGGAATGCTATGGCGAATCCTGTCTCGCCCTTCTTGTACTCTCCGGTGATGCTGCCGAACCATGTGCATGCTTCTCCAACCACTGGGCGTAAGAAGAAAGTTAGTCTGAATAGAAACCCTCGAAACTCGAACCTGGTTATGCCATCGTCACCtatcaagaacaacaacatcGACACAGGGAGTAAAACTGCTAATCTATCGGGACCTGGcaagaaatataaagaGCTAAGAGATATCGATGATCTGCCGAGATCGCCCTGCAATTATGAAACGCCTAACTTGAAGAACAGATATTTTGGGCCAGTACAGAAGGTAGAAGATAACACAGATAGAAAGGCCAATGTCAATATTAGCTATAAGAACAGCAAGAGTAAACAGAAGAAACCTCCTGTGGTGTATAAGTTAGCTACACCCTTAGCATCAAAAGATGTCAATGCACTGGATAATTCGTTCCTGTTGCAACCTGACACGCCAAGGTACTACAAGATCCAACCGATCAAATTCTTGCACTCGGAACCTATTGAAAACTTTGCCGGCCTGCAAGATATCTCAACACATCTGCTGGACAACAACAcaccaaagaagaaatcgCATATCTCCCGTGTGCAGCCTCCACCAGCAGCTACTAACGATAGTTTTGATTTGAGTTTCGACGGTAAGGCCCTTGACAGAAGCGATATCTTCAGGATGGTTGATTCCTTCAGCATCGCTTTCTCGGACGATGAGGACAACGAGGAGAGCAGTTTCATATCCAGGCGTAACAACAACGATATCCTGCCTGCTGATATGACTAACAACAGGTAG
- the NDI1 gene encoding NADH-ubiquinone reductase (H(+)-translocating) NDI1 (CAGL0B02431g~Ortholog(s) have NADH dehydrogenase (ubiquinone) activity and role in NADH oxidation, chronological cell aging, mitochondrial electron transport, NADH to ubiquinone, positive regulation of apoptotic process), with protein sequence MLSVLSKTTVIKRAPGAIALFPRYNSTSSKPKETQGVEKKGTGPTSFKTMKVIDPNSRDKPNVVILGSGWGAISFLKHIDTKKYNVSIVSPRNYFLFTPLLPSAPVGTVDEKSIIEPVVNFALKKKGNVTYYEAEATSINPDRNTVTVNEVSAVEQVALGNKESEQEIGIERKSDAEIKYDYLITAVGAEPNTFNIPGVEKYGNFLKEIPHSLQIRKRFLENIQKANLLPKGDPERKRLMSIVVVGGGPTGVETAGELQDFVHQELGKFLPSLAEDVQIHLVEALPIVLNMFEKKLSSYAQSVLEDTSIKLHLRTAVSKVEETQLLAKTKHEDGSVTEETIPYGTLIWATGNKCRPIITDLFKKIPEQNTSTRALNINSFLQVQGSNNIFAIGDNAFCGLPPTAQVAHQQAEYLAKTFDKMAQLPNFHKSLAERKEKADLLFEENNFKPFKYTHLGALAYLGSERAIANITYGKRSLYTGGGLFTFYIWRLSYLAMLLSARLKFKVVSDWLKLAFFRRDFFKDL encoded by the coding sequence ATGTTGAGTGTGCTGTCCAAGACTACGGTTATCAAGCGTGCACCGGGCGCTATTGCATTGTTCCCAAGGTATAACTCGACCTCGTCGAAGCCCAAGGAGACACAAGGTGTTGAGAAGAAAGGTACCGGTCCCACTTCTTTCAAGACTATGAAAGTTATCGACCCTAACTCCCGCGATAAGCCCAATGTCGTGATACTGGGCTCCGGTTGGGGTGCCATCTCCTTTTTAAAGCACATCGACACCAAGAAATACAACGTGTCCATCGTTTCGCCAAGGAACTACTTCTTATTCACTCCGTTGTTGCCAAGTGCCCCAGTTGGTACTGTCGACGAGAAGTCTATCATCGAGCCAGTGGTGAACTTCgccttgaagaagaaaggtaACGTTACTTACTATGAAGCCGAGGCTACTTCTATCAACCCTGACAGAAACACCGTGACAGTCAACGAGGTCAGTGCCGTTGAACAAGTAGCGCTGGGCAACAAGGAGAGCGAGCAAGAGATCGGTATCGAGAGAAAGAGCGACGCCGAGATCAAGTACGATTACTTGATTACTGCTGTCGGTGCTGAGCCAAACACTTTCAACATCCCAGGTGTGGAGAAGTACGGTaacttcttgaaagaaatcCCACATTCTTTGCAAATCAGAAAGAGATTCTTGGAGAATATCCAAAAGGCCAACTTGCTACCAAAGGGTGACCCTGAGAGAAAGAGGTTAATGTCCATTGTCGTTgtcggtggtggtccaACCGGTGTTGAAACCGCTGGTGAACTACAAGATTTCGTACACCAAGAACTAGGCAAGTTCCTTCCTTCTTTGGCAGAGGACGTCCAGATTCACTTGGTAGAGGCTTTGCCAATTGTCCTGAACATGTTTGAGAAGAAGCTGTCATCCTATGCTCAATCTGTCTTGGAGGACACTTCCATCAAGCTACATCTAAGGACCGCTGTCTCCAAGGTCGAAGAGACCCAATTGTTGGCCAAGACCAAGCACGAAGACGGCTCCGTTACAGAGGAGACCATTCCATATGGTACGCTGATCTGGGCCACTGGTAACAAGTGTAGACCTATCATCACCGATCTGTTCAAGAAGATCCCTGAGCAGAACACTTCCACCAGAGCTTTGAACATCAACAGCTTCTTGCAAGTGCAAGGTAGTAACAACATCTTCGCCATTGGTGACAACGCCTTCTGCGGCTTACCACCAACGGCACAAGTTGCACACCAACAGGCCGAGTACTTGGCCAAGACCTTTGACAAGATGGCGCAATTGCCTAACTTCCACAAGAGCCTAGCGGAGAGGAAAGAGAAGGCGGACCTGTTGTTCGAGGAGAACAACTTCAAGCCCTTCAAGTACACACACTTGGGTGCCTTGGCGTACTTGGGCTCCGAGAGAGCCATCGCTAACATCACATACGGCAAGAGATCGCTATACACCGGAGGTGGTCTATTCACTTTCTACATCTGGAGATTGTCATACTTGGCCATGCTACTGTCGGCCCGTTTGAAGTTCAAGGTCGTCTCTGACTGGTTGAAGCTAGCATTCTTCAGAAGAgacttcttcaaagattTGTAA
- the GTR1 gene encoding Rag GTPase GTR1 (CAGL0B02453g~Ortholog(s) have GTPase activity), translated as MDDGGNRKKLLLMGRSGSGKSSMRSIIFSNYSAFDTRRLGVTMDVEHSHLRFLGNMTLNLWDCGGQDVFMENYFSKQKDHIFQMVQVLIHVFDVESQEVMKDIEIFTRALRQLRKYSPDAKIFVLLHKMDLVQLDKREELFRLMMKKLKETSADYGFPDLVGFATSIWDESLYRAWSQIVCSLIPNMSVHQSNLKKLKQVMDAYEIILFEKTTCLVICSSNDPGSATTTTTTTSAPTSTTIDKLDPKRFEKISSIMKNYKESCTKLKSGFKNLVLNDNIYVSELSSNMVCFIVLNNSNESHQLVSENIKKASQFFE; from the coding sequence ATGGATGACGGCGGGAATCGGAAGAAGCTGCTGCTGATGGGCCGTTCCGGGTCCGGGAAGTCGAGCATGCGGTCCATCATCTTCAGCAACTACAGTGCGTTTGACACCCGCCGGCTGGGTGTCACGATGGATGTGGAGCACTCGCACCTGCGGTTTCTGGGGAACATGACGCTGAACCTGTGGGACTGCGGGGGCCAGGACGTGTTCATGGAGAACTACTTCAGCAAGCAGAAGGACCACATATTCCAGATGGTGCAGGTGCTGATCCACGTATTCGACGTGGAGTCCCAGGAGGTGATGAAGGACATCGAGATCTTCACGCGGGCGCTTAGACAGCTGCGGAAGTACAGCCCCGACGCGAAGATCTTCGTGCTGCTGCACAAGATGGACCTGGTGCAGCTGGACAAGCGCGAGGAGCTGTTCCGgctgatgatgaagaagctgaaggaGACCTCCGCGGACTACGGGTTCCCGGACCTCGTGGGCTTCGCAACGTCCATCTGGGACGAGAGCCTGTACCGCGCGTGGTCGCAGATCGTGTGCTCGCTGATACCGAACATGTCCGTGCACCAGTCGAACCTCAAGAAGCTGAAGCAGGTGATGGACGCCTACGAGATCATCCTGTTCGAGAAGACCACTTGTCTCGTGATATGCTCCAGCAACGACCCCGGCTCTGCaactacaacaacaacaactacAAGTGCCCCAACAAGTACGACCATCGACAAGCTCGACCCCAAACGGTTCGAGAAGATCAGCAGCATCATGAAGAACTACAAGGAGAGCTGCACCAAGCTCAAGAGCGGGTTCAAGAACCTGGTGCTGAACGACAACATATACGTGAGCGAGCTGTCCTCCAACATGGTCTGCTTCATAGTGCTCAACAACTCCAACGAGTCGCACCAGCTGGTGTCCGAAAACATAAAGAAGGCCAGCCAGTTCTTCGAGTAG
- the PHO84 gene encoding phosphate transporter PHO84 (CAGL0B02475g~Ortholog(s) have inorganic phosphate transmembrane transporter activity, manganese ion transmembrane transporter activity, phosphate:proton symporter activity, selenite:proton symporter activity), producing MSRNEKDEIEVDTREKKVPVHITEGGNMAFHNYLNDFAHIEDPLERRRLALQKIDERPFGWDQVRTILIAGVGFLTDSYDIFAINLSISMMSYVFWQGNMPNSTQTLLKVSTSVGTVIGQLGFGTMADIVGRKKIYGLELIVMIATTILQTTIGRSPGINFPAVLTFYRIVMGIGIGGDYPLSSIITSEFATTKWRGAIMGAVFANQAWGQIAGGLVALIVIRAYKGDLIYANSGAECDYACQKACDQMWRILIGFGAVPGIIGLYFRLTIPESPRYALDVKEEVDLPSNIEKVRATADDEHLEDLERSSTVVEDGIVVPPPKKASWKDFRSHFGKWKYGKILLGTAGSWFVLDVAFYGLSLNTAIILQTIGYAGSKNVYHKLDDSAVGNLILICAGSLPGYWATVFTVDTIGRKPIQMMGFIILTALFCVIGFAYHKISDHGLLALYVICQFFQNFGPNVTTFIVPGEVFPTRYRSTAHGISAACGKVGAIIAQTALGTLIDHNCARDGKPKNCWLPHVMEIFALFMLLGIFLTLLIPETKRMTLEEISEKYHDEVDISKLAPVTVADSTSSSSVSHMV from the coding sequence ATGAGCAGAAACGAGAAGGACGAGATCGAAGTAGACACCAGGGAGAAGAAAGTCCCTGTGCACATCACGGAAGGTGGTAACATGGCCTTCCACAACTACTTGAACGATTTCGCACACATTGAGGACCCATTGGAGAGAAGGAGGCTGGCTTTGCAGAAGATCGACGAGAGGCCGTTCGGCTGGGACCAAGTCCGTACCATTCTGATCGCGGGTGTCGGTTTCCTTACAGACTCGTACGATATCTTCGCCATCAACTTGTCTATATCAATGATGTCCTACGTGTTCTGGCAAGGTAACATGCCAAACTCCACACAGACGCTGCTGAAGGTCTCCACCTCTGTCGGTACAGTCATCGGTCAATTGGGTTTCGGTACCATGGCCGACATTGTCGGTCGTAAGAAGATATACGGTTTGGAACTGATAGTCATGATCGCTACTACCATCTTGCAGACCACCATTGGCCGTTCCCCAGGTATTAACTTCCCAGCCGTGCTGACCTTCTACCGTATTGTGATGGGTATCGGTATCGGTGGTGACTACCCATTGAGTTCCATCATCACATCTGAGTTCGCTACCACTAAGTGGAGAGGTGCCATCATGGGTGCCGTGTTCGCTAACCAGGCATGGGGTCAGATCGCGGGCGGTCTGGTTGCGTTGATCGTTATCCGTGCTTACAAAGGTGATTTGATCTATGCCAACTCTGGTGCCGAGTGTGACTACGCCTGTCAAAAGGCCTGTGACCAAATGTGGAGAATCCTAATTGGTTTCGGTGCCGTCCCAGGTATTATCGGTCTATACTTCAGATTGACCATCCCTGAATCCCCAAGATACGCCCTAGATGTCAAGGAAGAAGTTGACTTGCCATCTAACATTGAGAAGGTCCGTGCCACTGCCGACGATGAGCACTTGGAGGACCTAGAAAGATCATCCACTGTTGTCGAAGACGGTATCGTCGTCCCACCACCAAAGAAGGCCTCCTGGAAGGATTTCAGAAGCCATTTCGGTAAGTGGAAGTACGGTAAGATTCTATTGGGTACCGCCGGTTCTTGGTTCGTGCTGGATGTGGCCTTCTACGGTTTAAGTTTGAACACCGCCATTATCTTGCAAACCATTGGTTATGCTGGTTCCAAGAACGTGTACCACAAGCTTGACGACTCCGCTGTCGGTAACCTGATCTTGATCTGTGCTGGTTCCCTGCCAGGTTACTGGGCCACTGTGTTTACTGTTGATACCATTGGTAGAAAGCCTATCCAGATGATGGGTTTCATCATCCTAACCGCGTTGTTCTGTGTCATTGGTTTCGCTTACCACAAGATCAGCGACCACGGTCTGCTGGCTCTGTACGTTATCTGTCAATTCTTCCAGAACTTCGGTCCTAACGTTACTACTTTCATCGTCCCTGGTGAAGTGTTCCCAACCAGATACAGATCCACTGCGCACGGTATCTCTGCTGCGTGCGGTAAAGTCGGTGCCATCATTGCACAGACCGCCTTGGGTACTCTGATCGACCACAACTGTGCCAGAGACGGCAAGCCTAAGAACTGTTGGTTGCCACACGTTATGGAGATCTTCGCGCTGTTCATGCTGCTCGGTATCTTCTTGACGTTGCTGATCCCAGAGACCAAGAGAATGACCCTGGAGGAGATCTCTGAGAAGTACCACGACGAAGTGGACATCTCCAAGCTGGCCCCAGTTACTGTCGCCG